In the genome of Zobellia nedashkovskayae, the window TTTTTGTACTAGAAGTCCATCTAGCCTCCATTCCTGGTGCGCCGGGCGCCTCTGATTGCTGAGACATATTTTAAATTGTAATTTATTGATATTCAATTATTCCTGCTTCATTTGTACGCTCTCTTCTTAATGTTATATCAATACCATTCTATTTAATTGTAGACGTTATATGCAGTAGGATTTATAGTTTAGTTATATCTGTAGGGGTTTTGACCAAAATGGTCTTGTTACCACGTAGGGCAATAGGTTGTTTTATAATTTGAGGATTGTACCGTATCATTTTTATCCAATCATCTGTAGATAAACTATACTGCTCAAAGTGTTTTTTATAGGCTGCAATCTCTTTATTTACCAAGTCCGCCACTTCTAATTGTAGTCGTTCTGCTAGTTCTAAGATTTGTGTTCCGGTAAGTTTATTTTTGAGAAGATCAATTTCTTCTATGGGTAACCCTTCTGCTTTAGCATAGGCCAAAGCTTGTTTTGCCCGCATTGATTTTGAGCTATAGTAAAATGTAATCTGTCTTTTTGATGTAGCTATTTCCCCCATATCCTAGATTTTAAGACCTATTTATTTAATGTTTTCTTCTTCTAAATAATTTGTTTTATTCAATTTGTGGCAAAACCATAAATGGCACCTCAGTTTTAAAAGCGATACTTTTTACGATGTTCTCACGTGTTAAGGTTTGAAAAAAACCGTGCTTGGTCTTTAAAATGGATAGCATACCTACATTTTGATTTGTTTTTTTTATTTGAACCAAGGTATTGGCTACAGAATCTTGAAGATCAATTTCAAAAAAATGACCTTTTACTCCCTTGAGCCCGTTTCTCAATACTTCTTTGTTTATTTTTTGTTCGTCACTCAAGTTTTCTTCGGTTTTAATATGAGCTATGTTCAGATCGGCATTACAGATTAGGGCCATTTGGACAATAGGGGCAAGCTCTTCAGTTTTGAAGGTATGTTTGAAATCAGTTGCAAAAACAATTTCCTTTAGACTATTAATAGTATAGACAGAGGGTACGGAGATTATAGGGCAATTAGTAATATCTCTAATGAGCTGAAGCGTATTGGTCCCTATAAAAGCTTCGCGGAGCGAAGACAGCCCTTTTGTTCCTACAAAGATATAATCTGCTTTCTCGCTAAAAACAGTACGCTTGGTCAAGCTAAAAACTGAATCGGTTTCAAGGATAGCCTCAAAACGATGATTGTAGGTCGTATTTTGAGCTTGTAATACTTTCACAAGTTTATTTAAATCTTCCTGAAAGGTCATTTTAGACCCTGGGGCAGAAGGCGCATCATGATAAGCATGTAGGATATAGAATGTGCAAGTCTCATTTTTGAAAAGAAGGAGCGCATAATCAATAGCCTTTTGTGCATTTGCTGAAAAATCGGTAGGAATTATAATTTTTTTCATTTTATAGAATTATTCAGGTCTAAATTTTTTTAGGTTGCTATTTATCCCAGTTGTTAATTTGAGGTTTTCTGTTCTTTCTTTACTATTAATTACAAGCTTCGCGATTTTAAAAGCCATTTTGCAATGCTTATTAGCGTTTTTACCAACGTTACAAGTTTGTTTTCTAGATACTAAAGATATTATAGTAAGATAATACTGACTATGACATAGGTCATGAAAGAAAATAAGGTGGTGAAAGGCGGCTATAATCTAAGAACGGATAGTGGTAGAAAGGAAATTCGCTATCTGCGTTAAAATAAAAAAAACAGCTATGCAATCTTAGATTGCATAGCTGTTTTTGGTATTGAATTAAAAATGAATTGTATAGCTACGTATTAGCTATCCTTCTGAGACGAGAACAATTTTTTACCCACAATAATAACAGGAATCGCAGTAAAAAACCACAAATATTTTGTGTTGAAGCTTTCTTTTTTGGCTATCATTTTACTGTCTTCAAATTCAACCGAAGTACCGTAATTATTTTTTTCGGATAATATAACCTTGTCGGATACGCCATTTAGAGATAAGGAAAAAACCGTTTGATGGTGTTCATTTTCCTTGAAAGCATCAATATTAATAGCTAAGGTGTTGAACGCGTCAGGTAAATCTGAGGTTATAAATTTAAGGTCGGTCTGATGGTCTCCCAGTTTTAGTCCGCCATTTAAAAGCTGCACCTGATTACCGTTAACCGTTAAATTAAAATTACCTTTTATATAATCTACTGCTAATTTCTTGTAT includes:
- a CDS encoding arsenate reductase family protein, with the protein product MGEIATSKRQITFYYSSKSMRAKQALAYAKAEGLPIEEIDLLKNKLTGTQILELAERLQLEVADLVNKEIAAYKKHFEQYSLSTDDWIKMIRYNPQIIKQPIALRGNKTILVKTPTDITKL
- a CDS encoding universal stress protein, with the protein product MKKIIIPTDFSANAQKAIDYALLLFKNETCTFYILHAYHDAPSAPGSKMTFQEDLNKLVKVLQAQNTTYNHRFEAILETDSVFSLTKRTVFSEKADYIFVGTKGLSSLREAFIGTNTLQLIRDITNCPIISVPSVYTINSLKEIVFATDFKHTFKTEELAPIVQMALICNADLNIAHIKTEENLSDEQKINKEVLRNGLKGVKGHFFEIDLQDSVANTLVQIKKTNQNVGMLSILKTKHGFFQTLTRENIVKSIAFKTEVPFMVLPQIE